In Phragmitibacter flavus, a single genomic region encodes these proteins:
- a CDS encoding response regulator: MRAPLTVLIVDDHFVVRSGLGAALEVEDDIQVIGEAKRGDEALAAYQRWQPSVVLMDLQLPGLTGVQATAALVAHDVNARVLVYSTFVHEDDVQSALDAGASGFVQKSASRDELLKALRRVAAGGTYLPPELDQHLANLRLCAAVTSREREILELIAHGHANKQIAALFEISEDTVKRHVSHILEKLGAHDRAQATAEAIRRGIIKV; encoded by the coding sequence ATGCGCGCTCCACTAACGGTTCTTATTGTTGACGATCATTTTGTTGTGCGCAGCGGGTTGGGCGCAGCGCTCGAAGTGGAGGATGACATTCAGGTGATCGGTGAGGCCAAGCGCGGAGATGAGGCATTGGCGGCTTATCAGCGTTGGCAACCGAGTGTGGTGTTGATGGATTTGCAACTTCCTGGCCTCACGGGGGTGCAGGCGACGGCAGCATTGGTTGCTCATGATGTTAATGCGCGTGTTTTGGTTTATTCGACGTTTGTGCATGAGGATGATGTGCAGTCGGCGCTGGATGCGGGGGCATCGGGTTTTGTTCAAAAATCTGCGTCGCGCGACGAGCTGCTGAAGGCTTTGCGACGGGTGGCCGCTGGAGGAACGTATCTTCCGCCTGAGCTGGATCAACATCTCGCCAATCTGCGGTTGTGTGCCGCAGTGACCAGTCGCGAACGCGAGATTCTGGAGCTGATTGCCCACGGACATGCCAATAAACAAATTGCCGCGTTGTTTGAGATCTCTGAGGATACCGTCAAACGTCACGTCAGCCACATTCTCGAAAAGTTGGGCGCTCATGACCGTGCCCAAGCCACTGCCGAAGCCATTCGACGCGGGATCATCAAGGTGTGA